CGCACACACAATTGTCTCTGGCACTTGAACTGTTTAGGACTATgcagattttattttattcctaGCACCAAGTATGAAAGGTCTGTGGAAATAGAATTTTCAGGGATGGACTGCCTCAAATAGCACATTTAGTCATAATTGCTTTGAGGGTGTGTTGATAATGAAACTTCATATTtaatttgaaaatgtataaagtTGGAACAATTTTGTACTGTGTCCTTTAACATTTTGATTTGTAAAGGATGATATATTTTATAAATAAAGTCAGCAACCTTTAACCTGTGTGATTTGTTGTGTTATATCATTATGTATATGCACATTTTACATGTGacaataaaaacaaatgttttatcTGTTTGCATGAAATGTTACTTCCAGGAGGTCCAATGTTGGCCCTTACTGGCTATAATAAACCACTGCAACTATTTATATATTCCATATGAAACAGAGACATAAGACATAATACAACTCCCATATTTGTATGCATAGAAGTCAGTATATTTCAAAAATATTTCATAGAATCCAGAAGTTTTATCATACAGATTACAGGGTGTAGAAAATATCGCGAGGTTTGACCTCATATAAATATAAACGGAACCAGACTAGGGCCTTCTTCCTGTTATACAGAACACGTAAGTGACATGTCGAACAATTCTTTATTCAACGAAATCCACAAGCATCTCTGTGATCTCTATACAGACTTCACTGTTTGATGGCAGAAATCCTTAATTGTACTATTAACAGTTGATTTAGAATCAAATTGAAAAATGTTTAGGCAATTAATGATAATTGTGAATGACTGAAGGGATCAGTTCCTCGTTAGCGCACATTGCTACAATATAAAATATCCATGTGGTACTCGTTATGTTTACTGTACAATATGTAAATGTATGGTTCAGAAACCTTAACAATGTGACGACGTTCATTACGTTCGTGTTTTTTATCCTGTAATATTTCATTCGCTAGCCAGTGCGCTAAGCAATTCCACGAGCCATGACGTTGATGCGGCCTTGGTGACGCGAATTTAGGTAGCTCATCGTTACTATTCTGACGTTTACTCTTTTCTTTCTCAACAGCAAATGGCGGACAACGCCGGTGGAGAACGTGGAGGTTTCCGTGGAGGTTTTGGCAGTGGCGACCGGGGTCGTGGTCGTGGACGCGGCAGAGGCCGTGGTCGAGGTCGTGGACGCGGTGCCAGGGGCGGCAAGTCTGAGGACAAGGAAGTGAGTTGACATCCTTGAGCCCTTGTTTTGCTTTCTGGTCACAATGAAGGCGATTACGAATGGAGACTAAACTGGCCTGAGTGACGTTGCATGTGCAATAAGTTGGGTTTATGTTTATTAATAATTCAAGTGATGCTTAGTCAGCCATTTTGAAACCCTACAGAAGTTGATTCTGCAGACCTTTGTCAGCAAGGCTTGGCCTGGAGTGGCTTTGTTCTTTCCTATAGTGTCTGCTAGAGAGAACTGAGACGGTTTGAGGCCCTGCTGTGTCTCATCCATGGCAAGGTTATAGGTAGATCTCGGACAACtaatagttggtggtcctgtggCTCAGTAGTtgggagcatggtgtttgcagggttgggtttgattcccacttgtgagaaaaaaaacattctcaTGTGCCACTAAGTCGCTTTGTTTACTgtactaaatgtaaaaaaaaataagttacttTACCTGCTTCTCTTTCAGTGGGTGCCAGTGACCAAGCTGGGCCGCCTTGTTAAGGACATGAAGATCAAGTCTCTGGAGGAAATCTATCTCTACTCCCTGCCCATCAAGGTAAATTACAACTTAATGGTTTCCATAGCTGTACATGTTCTTAAACTAAAAGCACTATGAGCAGTTCACTGTTTCCATCCTGCCTTTTCTGAAAGTGTTTTACCCATGTTATAGGAGTCTGAGATCATTGACTTCTTCCTGGGGTCCTCGTTGAAAGATGAGGTGCTGAAGATTATGCCTGTCCAGAAACAGACCAGGGCTGGCCAGCGCACCAGGTTCAAGGCCTTTGTTGCCATTGGTGACTACAATGGCCATGTGGGCCTGGGAGTGAAGTGCTCCAAGGAGGTGGCCACTGCCATTCGAGGAGCCATCATCCTGGCAAAGCTGTCCATCGTGCCTGTGAGGAGAGGATACTGGGGGAACAAGATTGGCAAGCCCCACACCGTGCCATGCAAGGTGACTGGTCGTTGCGGATCCGTCCTGGTGCGTCTGATCCCCGCGCCCCGTGGTACTGGCATCGTGTCTGCCCCTGTGCCCAAGAAGCTGCTCACGATGGCTGGTATTGACGATTGCTACACCTCGGCCAGGGGCTGCACTGCCACTCTAGGCAACTTCGGTAAGAAACCTACGCTGTGTTTGACTCACTTTTCAATGGTGTTTTTAATGGGTATTATCAGTGCAGTCGCATTCCCCTCCTAGCTCTGCTCAGCTTCACCCATAAGTGGTATAGTTGTCGTTAATCGGGAGGTAAACTAACGAGTATGGTAATGCACGGCAGAAAGACTTCCTAATAGTCTCTTCTGTTCCCCTTTTCTGTGCTCAACATCCAGCCCCAGTCACTACATTAGCATAGTCAGGTACATAAAAGCAAATTGATACTAAGTGTTTGTCTTTACAGCCAAGGCTACCTTTGATGCCATCTCCAAGACCTACAGCTACCTGACCCCTGATCTGTGGAAGGAGACGGTCTTCACCAAGTCTCCTTACCAGGTCAGTTCTAAAGTCTTGATGCCCTCAACATTGATAATGGATTgggtttataaagcccttttctgTGTTTCATTGTAAGGATGGGAACAAAGTAAATGTTGCCTTTGTATTGCCCGTTCATCGTCTCAAAAGTGAATGGGTTACTGAAGGAGGCATACAGTAATTATTGTGGTTGTCTTTGAGGGGTGGACACCAAATCCTTTCAATTCGATCAACTGCAACAACACACAAATGTCGCGAGACATGATAGATCTAATGTACAAATGGGCAGTCTAGATATGTGTTGCTGTGGTATGTGATATATTAATAAACACTAACAGACCTGGTTCTTATTCACAAATCCAAACTTGATTAAGTATGTTATTGACACTAAGGAACTTGGATGTGTGAAAGTGTCAATTTTGTGTCCTGCAGGAGTTCACTGATCACCTGGCCAAGACCCACACCAGGGTGTCTGTGCAGAGAACAGCCGCAGCTGTCCCGGCATCCTCCTAAACACTTTTGTACAGTGGATTAAATAAAGGGTTTAACACCATTACTGTCTTCTAAAACTGATGTGCTGTAATGTGGTTATAATATTGTGATGAATCAAGATGTAAGATGCTGATGACTAGCTAGATCATGTGACAGTAATGAGATCTAACTCCATTTTGACGCCATGGTTAATTATTACTTCAAGTAATGAAGACTTCAAGGCTTTAGTTCCCTCCAAATCTGGATTTAACCAGCACTGCTCTTAACCCCCAGTCTTCCCTATAAATCAGATTGATTTAGACCTTGGAGACACGGTGGGAGTCCAATTAACCTCATAGGTTAAGATTTGGATTCCTCTGGTTTAGTTGCCGGCTGTTCTGCTAATTCGTACTGATAATGTTAGTCTGAATATTAAAATTATTGTCACTGgccaacacaataccccatggcTAAATGGAATTGCTAGATGTCTTTCCAAATAAAAAATCAGGTAGGTCTTGCATGAAGTACGcaaaaaatgtacttaacaagttgcatggacttgaGTGCagtaagtgtttaacatgagttTTGAACGACTACCTTATTGCCTTTTCCCACAAGTTTTGCAAGTTAGTGGTGAATTTCAAGCAAATTCAacagagaccagggagattttccaatgcctcgcaaagggcacctgtTAGATGGCTTAAAATAAgcggacattgaatatcccttgcTGCATGATTAAGTTACTAATTACACTGGCTGTTTCAATACACGCAGTCAATACAAAGATAGTCGTCCTGACTTAGTTGCTGGCGTGGAAGGAACCGCAATTTCACTTTGAgcccaatggtgattttaaaagtttaatggctgtgagaaCTGGATGTGTCAATGAAGTTACTacataatactaacctaattgactgaaaaggaagcatgtacagaatacaaatattgcaAAACATGCATTTTGTTTGTAGTAGGGCATGGGTAAAACTGCAAACGTGCAGAGTAATGAcctttggggcaaatccaacaccactgagtaccactcatttccaagcatggtggtggctgcatcatgttatggatatgcttgtcattTTTCATCGGTGAGGTTTTAGAATCTAgttaagcacaggtaaaatcctagagaACTTGTCTGCTTTTTGACAGACAAATTCACATTTTGACAGGACAATcacctaaaacaaggccaaatatacaagTTTACTGAGACCAATGTTCCTGGGTGGCTTAGAGTAAAATCTCTGGCAAGACTTGacaatggctgtctagcaatgatcaacaaccaacttgaaagGGCTTGAATAATTTACgaatgtgcaaagctcttagacatacccagaaagactcactgctAAAGTAGATTTTAACGTACTATAAACTGGTTCAATCTGTGGTATCGTACCGTATACCAACCAGTTTAATAGTAATAAGgccctttggggggggggttgtggtatatggccaatagaCCATGGCTACggtctgtatccaggcactctgcgttgcgtcgtgctaaGACCAGCACTTAGCCATAGTATGTGTTAATACTTATGTaagagatgtatttatttttaaataagtttgcaaatattttataaaacatgttttcattatgGGGCActgtgtaaatgggtgagaaaaacatgtaatccattataaattcaggctgtaacaatgtggaataagtcagtatgaatactttctgaaggcactatgatGTAGCAACAGCACCAATGTTCCTGCATATCTCATTACaagctttggtttttccatttgttttaagGTTGAGCTTCAGCACGTATAGCTCTTTAGCACGTAGGGCACGCTGATTGGCATCACCTCATTAGTCAGCATGTGTAacacctgtgctggcccaggtgctatttaagagtgACTGGCCCAGTGGTctttaatgaagaaaaaaaatctgaaaccaTTTTGAATTAATTGACAAATCAGCTTTTTTGAGATTCAGAGAATGAACATCTGACTGCTTTAAAAATAACTTGCTCAGTGGGGTAAAACCTCCGGCTTCGATAGATGTGCTATCATGTAGATTTAATCATGAGCTCATTTCACAACGTTGGACTTCTTGAACTCGACCAAGGGAAATCCCAAATGAGTCAGATTCCTTGTATTCTGTGTCCCCTTGAAATTAGAATATTTAAGGCTTTTCCGCTCAGACCCCAATGCGTTTTGATAAAGTGAGAAGCAGCAATCAGGTTAAATACATTGAGATTCAGTACTACTTGTGGCAGTGTACTCGCAGCCCAGCGGGACTAGACCACAACAGTTCCTATTCAAGAATGGTTTGAGTCAAGGGTAAATGCAGCTCATTCAAAAAGTTGTCTGTTACTACAGCTAAACAATTCAATGAGGACAGTTCTTTTTCCCAATAAACATATTTACTCTACATTTCATACATAGGAGAGAGACTTGGAATAGAGTGATTAGGGGTTATATTGTTTAAGCTTTTGCCTTGGCCGCCATCATCCTGTCTTTCTGCTTCATCAGACATTTTCTTGAGCTGGCGTAGGCTCCCAGATCCCCATCTGCAACAGAGGAAGGACAACAGCTTGTCAATGCAATGGAACAGTAGCCTCACAGCCTTAACATTTCTGCATTCCACTGCAGGAAATTCTTCCCAGGAGGTGTCATAAAATTATTTATATTGGAAAAATTCAGGCAGCAGCACTTAAGTTAAATGGTTTTCTACCATTGgtgcctactgaacacaactGAAGTTATATTTCACTATATTGTATCACTTCGCGGCggagggatacatccgaggtgaggatttacagatttactcccATGTACACCTGTGTCATGGCTGGGGTCCATACCTATATATTGTCCCCATGGCCGCGACAC
This genomic stretch from Salmo trutta chromosome 32, fSalTru1.1, whole genome shotgun sequence harbors:
- the LOC115171711 gene encoding 40S ribosomal protein S2, whose protein sequence is MADNAGGERGGFRGGFGSGDRGRGRGRGRGRGRGRGRGARGGKSEDKEWVPVTKLGRLVKDMKIKSLEEIYLYSLPIKESEIIDFFLGSSLKDEVLKIMPVQKQTRAGQRTRFKAFVAIGDYNGHVGLGVKCSKEVATAIRGAIILAKLSIVPVRRGYWGNKIGKPHTVPCKVTGRCGSVLVRLIPAPRGTGIVSAPVPKKLLTMAGIDDCYTSARGCTATLGNFAKATFDAISKTYSYLTPDLWKETVFTKSPYQEFTDHLAKTHTRVSVQRTAAAVPASS